A DNA window from Arachis duranensis cultivar V14167 chromosome 3, aradu.V14167.gnm2.J7QH, whole genome shotgun sequence contains the following coding sequences:
- the LOC107480752 gene encoding transcription elongation factor 1 homolog isoform X2, which yields MGKRKAKSKPPPKKRMDKLDTVFSCPFCNHGTSVECRIDMKNLIGEASCRICQESFSTTVTALSEPIDIYSEWIDECERVNNPEDDGA from the exons ATGGGAAAGAGGAAGGCAAAGTCGAAGCCACCTCCAAAGAAGCGAATGGATAAGCTGGACACTGTCTTCAGCTGCCCTTTCTGCAATCATGGCACCAGTGTTGAATGTCGCAT TGATATGAAGAACTTGATCGGGGAAGCTTCTTGCAGAATATGCCAAGAGAGCTTTAGCACTACTGTCACAG CTTTATCGGAGCCAATTGACAT ATACAGTGAGTGGATTGACGAATGTGAACGGGTGAACAACCCGGAAGATGACGGTGCTTAG
- the LOC107480752 gene encoding transcription elongation factor 1 homolog isoform X1, translating into MLAIKNLIRICGMGKRKAKSKPPPKKRMDKLDTVFSCPFCNHGTSVECRIDMKNLIGEASCRICQESFSTTVTALSEPIDIYSEWIDECERVNNPEDDGA; encoded by the exons ATGTTAGCTATTAAAAATCTG ATCAGGATTTGTGGGATGGGAAAGAGGAAGGCAAAGTCGAAGCCACCTCCAAAGAAGCGAATGGATAAGCTGGACACTGTCTTCAGCTGCCCTTTCTGCAATCATGGCACCAGTGTTGAATGTCGCAT TGATATGAAGAACTTGATCGGGGAAGCTTCTTGCAGAATATGCCAAGAGAGCTTTAGCACTACTGTCACAG CTTTATCGGAGCCAATTGACAT ATACAGTGAGTGGATTGACGAATGTGAACGGGTGAACAACCCGGAAGATGACGGTGCTTAG